A segment of the Corylus avellana chromosome ca2, CavTom2PMs-1.0 genome:
gaatttcaatttttgtatgAGATAATTTATCATTGATTTGTATATTTGATAGAATAAACCATAAGCTCTGGCAGTGCTCTACTTTGatgtgttttgatttaaatcATGTGAGCATCGATTTTGCAAAAAATAGTCTAATAGGTTCTCTATTACACTATTACTTCCCTAAACATTGTAAATGCTAGTGTTGTTCATTGGTACCACTTTAACGTCTCTATTCATTATTTTActgcaaaatatttttctttctcctcaaagggaatttgtattttgtaaaaaaataatatttcaatgataaaccaaaaaataaaggaaaatattgtggagtgtatttgGATATGGAAACAAAATGTAGTTTTGTTCTCGAAATTTAaaagcttgtttgggattgtgttaaaACAAAGCTTTTTAtgcttaatttttaagcttttgagatcaaagaagtaataaaataaaataaataaataaataaataaatttgcttAGCACAACTTGTTCATGCGCTAAAAACActtattaagttttttaacgtAATTCTAATTGGGCCATAAAAAGGTTAACCTTTCATTTTAAAGTTTTCTTCTCAAACTTTTCTTGTttaacatttctttttaaagttttcTCGTCTAACTTTTCTGTTCAAAGTGAgtttatcaattgaaaaaaaaggtttttttttttttttttcaccatcaCTTCTTCCCTGTTGTCATTTAAAAGGAGGTTCATATAATATTGCGGATGAATGCAGTTTTTTGTATTAGTTTAAGCTCATTGTTAACATGGCGGGTTGCACAACCAAAGGAAAGGCATTGGTGAGACTTTGGTTTGCGTGGATTGGATTCTTATGTCTTTTTTCCATGGAAAAAAGACCACTAATGTTGTCTTGTTCTGCAGATTACTCCATCTGGGAGATCAATCTATGTCATTGCAACTTTGCAAGGCAAACttctattaaaataaatgttaaaattaaagaatttatgTCAAGATTGCTTAGACCTTTTACTGGATTCTTCTTATCTTTGAGTTAACATTTCTATACTCATTTTCTTATGCATTTCATTGCTTCAAAATGGACAACACGCAAATAATACTGtaaacaaaatggtagtttgtaGAGGCGAGTCTTAGTGTGCCAAAGTTTGGAAGTATGAGTGCAAATGGGGTGATAATTAGGACAAAGTggagtttattctttttttttttttttttttctaaacttagGTTAATGATGATTTATTTGGTTTTGCATATGAAATTATGGTAATTTGAATCGAACATCTTGGTAtaagtgttttaatttttaatttttattttaaaaaggcaAGTacaaagagagaaggaaaatgagAAGTATACATTATACATCAAATACAAAAATGGGTGGACAACGCACGAACACTTGAAATAACCTGTACATTGCAAATATATCTTAAAAAGTATTGGAAATTGGCAAAAAATTGATTGGGCCCATTTTGAATCTTGGCTCACCGGCTAAAAAAAGATTGTCATAATCTGTGGTTGGATGTGGCAATCCAAAGTTGCAACTGCCTATATACACAACAATTGCAACGGCAAGCAAGCTTGAAAGTCATAACGAGGAAGAGCACACTGAAATTAGCTGGATCAGAGCTGCTTAAGCGGAGCACCACCACAATGTTTGGCAAGAGAGGTACTTGGTGAAGAAGGCATGTAGGACACGGCAACATGGTCTACAACAAGATATGAGATTCTCcacatacaaaaaaataaataaataaaaaaagaaccaatTAGGAAGATCCAttcaaaaaaaggttaaataccttttgCCCCCTCGTGGTTTAACGACTTCATTTTGACCCACTTCAGTTTCAATTCGTATCATAAATAGTATCTCGCTTATTGATTAAAACCGAGTTAATACTCTCGTCCaacttttgtaaaaaaaattgacccaaGTCCACGTGGCCAAAGGATAAGATGACATGCGGCATATGCtagaaattataaaaacataataataaaaaaataaaaaattgagagagaaatCCGTAAATATGACACGTGGCAAAAAAGAAGCTGTTGTTAACTTGTTGGGACAGCGAACAAGTGAACGTGCAGGTGCGCCGGTTTGTAGTAGCAAACGAAGTGCTGGAGGCTGGAGACGAAAAAGGATGGTCAGCGCGTTGATGGTGAAGATTGTGGAAACAAAGTAAATCTGGCCTTTACGTTTCAGACAAAACAcgagaaaggagaaaaaagagagaagaacaaGTTGAAGAAATTAGGAAAagtggaagagagaaaaagagggtGGAGGCTAAATTGCCTAAGCAAACAAACagtaaaagagagagagacggagaaTTCAGAGACACAACAGTGGTGGGGGATTGAGCATGTGCTGTTGCCTGTTGCCTGTTGCCTGTTGCCCTTTATTCTCTCTTTCGCCACCTCACTACACATTCCTTTCTTCCACCTTCCTCAGTTTTCACGTCAGGAACCCGGATCAACAGCAAACACCCTTTCCTGCACTCAATCGATTCTCCCCATTCACTCtgaatttaatttttccaaCTTTGACccacaaagaaagaaaggccAAAACTTTCCAGGATTTTTCCCAACAATTCCAACCCATCTGACCCAACCCCAACATCCCACAAAGCTTCCtcttttctctcaaaaatatatacatatttctGTCTCTCACAGAGATTAGAGATTGGAGATGGCATGCCCTGCAAACTCGATTGTCTACAATAACACCCTCTGTGCGTGTCCTCCGGGCCAGCTACTGAACCGCACGGCCAACAAATGCAGCCTACTGGTGGCCAACTCCACTATTTCCACCGACTCCGGCGTGAACTACGCCATAGGCTTTCCGATGACCCTCTTCGACTTCGACTCCATCAAGAAGTTCTCGCAGTCCCAGGCCATTTTCCTTGAGGCCACGCTGGTCATGCTGCTCTCCTGGCTCGGCTTCTGCTTCTTCCTGCGCTTCATGAAGCTTGGGGATGGCAGGACCCTCTGGTTCAAGATCAGGTGGTGGATTAGCAGATTGGACGTTAGCTTTTCCACTAGGCATTGGCTGGTAATTTTTTCATGTCCGCTAGCCGTTCTTATGAAAACTGCTATATGGGTTATCAAATTGACATCATTTTTCTCACAAATCAACTTGGTTCTTGAGTTATTTTGCTTATGGAACTTTTAATTACTCTGTTATCCATTAGTGATTCTAGGAAATGGGCTCTGTGTATTGCTAAATTTACTTCATTATGCTGTTGTGAGGTATTATTTCACGCATCTCATACAATTTTCGATTCTGTAAAGGTTCCTTTTGCGGTTTTATTATACATCTCGATTCTCGATATATTATGAGAACCCTTTAACTTGTTCCATGTTCTTGTAATAGGGTGACCAGAAGGTAGTTAAGAAACGGAAGACAGAACTCGGTGGAACGTTTTCAATAGCAAGTTGGATACTTTTCATTGGTCTGTTTGCCGCGTGAGTATTTGAtgttattcttatttaaactaACAGTCACAATTTGCTGATGCGAGTTCAATGCATTTATGAATtgtatgtctttttttttttctttttttgcctgTTTGTCACATGACTTCAGATTGACTCGGCTTTTCAGTTCTTTCTCAGGTTGCTCTACCAGATAATTTCAAAGAGATCCGTTGAGGTGCACAATGTCAGAGCAACAAATGCACCTGACTTAGCCTCCTTCGTCAATGACATGGAATTTAATATAACCACCCTTTCTAGTATGAGCTGTTCAAACTTACGCCGTCTTGATACTTTGGTTACTGGGAATCCTGGCTTTATTGACCAAAGAGTTACTCCTCTGTCAGAATTTGCAAATTACTCGTGTCATAACACGAGTCAGGGACCAACTATAACTCTTAGGTGCAACCGTTGTAGACTCATCCAAGACGATTTGTACATTTCTTGGCAGTTCATTGATCTTCCTAATAATCCTGCAACTGCTGTTGGATTTCAATTCAACCTCACTTCTAGGAATCCAGATAATAAGAAACATGTGAGCTTTGTATGTGGAACGCTTAAGAATGGAAGCAGTTTTGATGATAAACCAGTTACATTCAGAGGGAGAGTTGCAAATGtattgaaatttaatttatttcccCGAATTTATCTCAATCTACATGATCTAAGGCTCATCCAGCCTCTATTACATGAATTTCTCCCGGGTTCATCGTTTCATGAGACGAGTCAACTCCAAGCCTCCCTTGAAAATTCTAACGATGGAGTGATCAATACCACATTGTATGTAAACCTGCTCTCTGCTTATATTGTTGAGATCAACAATCAAAATACCGTGGGTCCAGGTAAGTAATATGCATCTTCTTTGCATCTATGGTCTATTCTTTGTGTGTGTCCTGTTTAGAATCTGATGATGGAATGATGCCCTAGTGTTGTTTTCCTACTTTGCAATTTCCCCCCTAATCATGTTTGGCACTACTTGCATTATATCCATGATGAAGTTATCAGTGTTGTTTTTTACTTGTGGTAGCTT
Coding sequences within it:
- the LOC132170505 gene encoding uncharacterized protein LOC132170505 isoform X2 gives rise to the protein MACPANSIVYNNTLCACPPGQLLNRTANKCSLLVANSTISTDSGVNYAIGFPMTLFDFDSIKKFSQSQAIFLEATLVMLLSWLGFCFFLRFMKLGDGRTLWFKIRWWISRLDVSFSTRHWLGDQKVVKKRKTELGGTFSIASWILFIGLFAALLYQIISKRSVEVHNVRATNAPDLASFVNDMEFNITTLSSMSCSNLRRLDTLVTGNPGFIDQRVTPLSEFANYSCHNTSQGPTITLRCNRCRLIQDDLYISWQFIDLPNNPATAVGFQFNLTSRNPDNKKHVSFVCGTLKNGSSFDDKPVTFRGRVANVLKFNLFPRIYLNLHDLRLIQPLLHEFLPGSSFHETSQLQASLENSNDGVINTTLYVNLLSAYIVEINNQNTVGPVSFLADLGGLYCISIGIFFYLLVQFEYRIKKLRNEDNVMRMIRKRRKAQDHWDKLRKYVKYTWGCSTLDDDYNKPKEKSSCNCFMLQPVHRNGSSRKRRVPNKMNSFILSKKLSLPSEIMGNSILLVYVREVPPSLKHFLLQMIISFPCHLH
- the LOC132170505 gene encoding uncharacterized protein LOC132170505 isoform X1, translating into MACPANSIVYNNTLCACPPGQLLNRTANKCSLLVANSTISTDSGVNYAIGFPMTLFDFDSIKKFSQSQAIFLEATLVMLLSWLGFCFFLRFMKLGDGRTLWFKIRWWISRLDVSFSTRHWLGDQKVVKKRKTELGGTFSIASWILFIGLFAALLYQIISKRSVEVHNVRATNAPDLASFVNDMEFNITTLSSMSCSNLRRLDTLVTGNPGFIDQRVTPLSEFANYSCHNTSQGPTITLRCNRCRLIQDDLYISWQFIDLPNNPATAVGFQFNLTSRNPDNKKHVSFVCGTLKNGSSFDDKPVTFRGRVANVLKFNLFPRIYLNLHDLRLIQPLLHEFLPGSSFHETSQLQASLENSNDGVINTTLYVNLLSAYIVEINNQNTVGPVSFLADLGGLYCISIGIFFYLLVQFEYRIKKLRNEDNVMRMIRKRRKAQDHWDKLRKYVKYTWGCSTLDDDYNKPKEKSSCNCFMLQPVHRNGSSRKRRVPNKMNSFILSKKLSLPSEPVKCKVLGSTDNGKQHSIGLCEGGSSQPQAFSVADDNIIPLPPTLEFKAGSEMDMSDIQKNLTSLYEYNVMLREKLLAAQSSLHSLATKSSSPVTESKT